Proteins encoded within one genomic window of Paramisgurnus dabryanus chromosome 13, PD_genome_1.1, whole genome shotgun sequence:
- the LOC135751835 gene encoding uncharacterized protein: protein MHQQEKAPFLFILGLALAFEGGQCWEHEVVGTYGSVVVLPCRDETSLLSHPTTVYWSKMINNVPKSIWRREKNGIVFRPVKNPPHIHCPNPNFGKADYSLQILGMTDEDVGLYTCEVQGQIRMRKVIMLRIIKVLFSPALVVEGSRTEITCKINPQPEFQIRFRLNGSVTYRKVLYEATQRDSGNWTCQVSYNDVVGKATKYLEVKGISTPPDDSLVLYAAVGSSVALPCLFSEGLDETNVSWERSSTTENSPLPSSFKQSPTGSPVLFGSQDRSAWIETVQDGDEGKYTCSGIIKRSNGTPYRVQRRMQLVVARVLRSSSSSKTGQMSLTCHLSDPSQVTSYEWLHVTYGINDTQTMTLVTKSKILRIQKLTEQEIGEWVCRYYGKDGFLGNVTYQIHMTGAQTGESKSTSGRKVGMVMGLGFLFLVIFLILFQMYRNYRRKRKILLYPAMETIVHEAVTERERRERYEARVKESCSGDPKSVRV from the exons ATGCATCAACAGGAGAAAGCACCGTTTTTGTTTATTCTGGGTTTAGCACTTGCTTTTGAAG GTGGACAATGTTGGGAACATGAAGTGGTTGGGACATACGGTTCTGTAGTCGTGCTGCCATGTAGGGATGAAACTTCTTTGCTTTCACACCCTACTACAGTCTACTGGAGCAAGATGATAAACAA TGTACCAAAGTCTATTTGGAGGAGAGAAAAAAACGGCATAGTGTTTCGACCGGTAAAAAACCCGCCGCACATCCATTGCCCCAATCCGAACTTTGGAAAGGCGGATTACAGCCTTCAGATCCTCGGAATGACAGATGAAGACGTAGGACTTTACACATGCGAAGTACAAGGACAGATTCGTATGAGGAAGGTCATCATGCTCAGAATTATTAAag TGCTCTTTTCTCCTGCACTTGTTGTGGAGGGCTCAAGGACGGAGATAACATGCAAAATCAATCCTCAGCCAGAATTTCAAATTCGCTTTagactaaatggcagtgtcacATATAGAAAAGTTCTTTATGAAGCTACTCAAAGAGATTCTGGAAACTGGACCTGCCAGGTTTCATACAATGATGTCGTTGGAAAGGCAACAAAATACTTAGAGGTCAAAG GAATCTCCACTCCTCCAGATGACTCTTTAGTGTTGTATGCCGCAGTGGGTTCTTCAGTCGCTTTGCCTTGCTTATTCTCCGAGGGTCTGGATGAAACCAATGTGAGCTGGGAGAGAAGTTCCACAACAGAGAATTCTCCCCTCCCTTCATCTTTCAAACAGTCTCCtactgggtccccagtgcttttcgGTTCTCAGGACAGATCAGCTTGGATAGAGACAGTACAGGATGGAGATGAAGGAAAATATACATGCTCAGGAATTATAAAGAGATCGAATGGGACACCGTACAGAGTACAAAGGAGGATGCAGCTGGTTGTTGCTCGAG TTTTGCGCTCTTCATCATCCAGCAAAACCGGACAGATGTCCCTCACCTGCCATCTCAGCGACCCCAGCCAGGTCACTTCATACGAATGGCTTCATGTCACGTATGGGATAAACGATACTCAAACAATGACCCTGGTTACAAAGTCAAAGATCCTCAGGATTCAGAAATTAACAGAGCAGGAAATCGGTGAATGGGTGTGCCGCTACTACGGAAAGGACGGTTTTCTGGGAAACGTAACTTACCAAATTCACATGACGG GTGCTCAAACGGGTGAAAGTAAATCCACTTCTGGAAGAAAAGTTGGTATGGTGATGGGATTAGGATTTTTGTTCTTGGTGATATTCCTGATTTTGTTCCAGATGTACAGAAACTATCGCAGA AAGAGGAAGATCCTTCTTTACCCTGCTATGGAAACTATTGTCCATGAAGCCGTCACTGAACGAGAGAGGAGAGAGCGATACGAGGCAAGAGTAAAGGAATCTTGCAGCGGAGATCCGAAATCAGTGCGTGTGTGA
- the plekhg6 gene encoding uncharacterized protein plekhg6, with protein sequence MDAVKSSHPSKGPDLVDIMAPEETASGDKSERQREEEKDIDTDTPDGVLAVKSPSHKMATEKHRYHTIGHQQLAYLNKPKKSRGIDFSTVRGTSSTVKSRGALMQVFSSQGASDKSVAQEDRTVGAQGQVEALKSALESFPIPADLRWTWGEGEKQLDQSWTDIVHSHASMTKTQRHQQEALWELFNTELTYINKLTIAQDLVLAALSHCHGCGFLQYVTPTMIFSNLPSILDAHRLFWHEVLYPILQEARRTGRPFDPLKLQPGFLQFFERFPAYFEYCWEGKRNVEFTRRQIETNPQFHAYNSWVESHPQCGRMRLGDMQAKPHQRVTKYPLLLKAILKNTEDLPTQNALQRMLNSVNHFLASVNGYLQFKIDKLALSATAQRIEGYKIEGLSEEIDKHVREVSCFDLTSPMRGVEPNIIRKQLLEETLKVVERKDNKELVVLLFTDVLLMTKTQKKSDKLKVVRRPLPLERIHCSELRDGCSFVLVEVGDLGCAVSVCCLSTPSPESCSSWVSALRDAQTNLDYLRKNEANKTLKTTDDTELNGSEIPPTQNELTNQVKEDSNDQSESDNDSSPFIETYLKEIDRISINGTQTENEVEQRAHEELAEKEERNRKTGKQCEEGELSLTKFTERRVTWNHAPQTLLPDKPVIKNGILGQLTPRTDLSNDHLINKPAQLDPNNGSQENRRDTLCSQSSEDDKFRQDTGKFVRNVWSPRLRRYRPGNLQPLVPNDSLGKDSDAKEPLEMTLNNGNQRKASNASIKPQETHRVLKLGSIKNNNGVFWNDTLENSSPDPQTISKPDYETKPKLKAQRSASVAEISFSHTSSNPSPPPSLDSLVSPSPLQDLLQRAKQREKERGLGKRETKAKVRNYSFQYSPAFSVSPSLLASKGNNETEQDQSMVRSTSSGQKLTPDETKQSNNILEDTKVKWPGWCFDDEEVFDFQDFNDEDWLDQTMTSQELRRAGAKPSEKHEDVECSEV encoded by the exons ATGGACGCTGTCAAATCCAG CCATCCATCAAAAGGACCGGATCTGGTTGACATAATGGCCCCGGAGGAAACTGCCTCTGGTGACAAAAGTGAGAGACAGCGAGAGGAAGAGAAAGACATCGACACTGACACCCCTGATGGAGTTCTTGCAGTAAAATCACCCAGCCATAAGATGGCGACAGAGAAACACAGATACCACACCATAGGTCATCAACAG ctTGCATACTTAAACAAACCAAAGAAAAGCAGAGGAATTGACTTTTCAACAGTGAGGGGAACATCTAGCACTGTCAAGTCCAGAGGTGCGTTAATGCAGGTGTTTTCCAGTCAGGGAGCGTCTGACAAAAGTGTCGCACAGGAG GATCGAACAGTTGGTGCACAGGGCCAGGTGGAAGCACTGAAGTCTGCTCTGGAATCCTTTCCCATACCTGCTGACCTAAGGTGGACATGGGGAGAGGGAGAAAAACAATTGGACCAGAGCTGGACAGACATAGTGCACTCACATGCG TCTATGACAAAAACCCAGCGACACCAGCAGGAGGCGCTGTGGGAACTGTTTAATACTGAGCTCACCTACATCAACAAGCTCACTATTGCCCAAGAC CTCGTGCTGGCAGCGCTATCACACTGTCACGGATGTGGATTTCTTCAATAC GTCACCCCCACCATGATTTTTTCCAATCTTCCATCTATCCTTGATGCACATAGACTTTTTTGGCACGAGGTGTTGTATCCAATTTTACAGGAGGCCCGTCGCACGGGGCGACCTTTTGATCCCCTAAAACTTCAGCCAGGATTTTTACAG TTTTTTGAGCGTTTTCCTGCATACTTTGAATACTGCTGGGAAGGGAAAAGAAATGTGGAGTTTACACGGAGACAGATTGAGACAAATCCTCAGTTTCACGCCTACAATTCG TGGGTGGAGAGTCACCCACAGTGTGGGCGCATGAGACTGGGTGACATGCAAGCCAAACCTCACCAGAGAGTAACCAAGTACCCCCTTCTACTGAAAGCTATTTTGAAGAACACTGAAGATCTTCCCACCCAAAATGCACTTCAAAGAATG TTGAACAGCGTCAATCATTTTCTGGCATCAGTCAATGGCTACCTTCAGTTTAAAATCGATAAACTGGCCCTTTCTGCAACTGCTCAAAGAATAGAGGGATACAAGATAGAAGGACTGAGTGAGGAAATAGACAAG CACGTTCGAGAGGTCAGCTGCTTCGATTTGACGAGCCCGATGAGGGGGGTGGAGCCAAATATCATACGGAAGCAATTATTGGAAGAAACTTTAAAGGTCGTAGAAAGGAAGGACAATAAG GAGCTTGTGGTCCTGCTCTTCACCGATGTGTTACTGATGACCAAAACTCAGAAGAAATCAGATAAGCTGAAGGTTGTGCGGCGGCCTCTGCCTCTGGAGAGAATACACTGCAGTGAGCTCAGAGATGGCT GTTCATTTGTGTTGGTGGAGGTTGGAGATCTTGGCTGTGCTGTCAGTGTGTGCTGTCTATCAACACCCAGTCCAGAGAGCTGCTCGTCATGGGTGTCTGCTCTGCGAGATGCTCAG ACAAACTTGGACTACCTAAGAAAAAATGAGGCAAACAAAACACTAAAGACCACAGATGACACAGAGTTAAATGGATCAGAGATACCTCCCACTCAAAACGAACTGACCAATCAAGTCAAAGAGGACTCTAacgaccaatcagaatcagaCAACGATTCCTCGCCATTTATCGAGACCTATCTGAAGGAAATTGACAGGATCTCTATAAATGGGACGCAAACAGAAAACGAAGTGGAGCAAAGAGCTCACGAAGAGCTTGCGGAGAAGGAAGAAAGAAACAGAAAGACCGGTAAACAATGTGAAGAAGGGGAGCTCTCTTTAACAAAATTTACAGAGAGGCGAGTAACATGGAATCATGCGCCACAAACTTTGTTGCCAGATAAACCTGTAATAAAAAACGGCATTCTTGGCCAGTTAACACCAAGAACTGATTTATCAAATGATCATCTCATAAATAAACCAGCACAGCTAGACCCAAATAATGGATCTCAAGAAAACAGAAGAGACACTTTGTGCAGCCAATCAAGTGAGGATGACAAGTTTCGCCAAGACACCGGGAAGTTCGTCAGAAATGTGTGGTCTCCACGTTTGCGTAGATACCGCCCAGGCAATTTGCAACCCCTTGTCCCAAATGATAGCCTCGGAAAAGATTCAGATGCAAAAGAACCATTAGAAATGACACTAAATAATGGCAACCAGAGAAAAGCATCCAACGCTTCCATCAAACCCCAAGAGACCCACCGAGTCCTCAAGCTAGGCtctataaaaaacaacaatggGGTTTTCTGGAATGACACGTTAGAAAATTCATCACCAGATCCACAGACGATATCTAAGCCTGACTATGAAACTAAACCCAAACTAAAGGCACAGAGGAGCGCCTCCGTCGCAGAGATCAGCTTCTCGCATACATCTTCCAACCCCTCGCCACCACCCAGTCTGGACTCTCTGGTTTCACCTTCTCCCCTCCAGGACCTTCTGCAAAGGGCAAAGCAGCGGGAAAAGGAGCGTGGACTGGGAAAACGAGAGACAAAAGCAAAAGTGAGGAATTATTCTTTTCAATATTCGCCAGCTTTCTCAGTCTCTCCATCACTATTAGCCAGTAAAGGAAACAATGAGACTGAGCAAGACCAATCTATGGTACGCAGTACCAGTTCTGGACAAAAACTGACACCGGATGAGACAAAACAGAG CAACAATATCCTGGAGGACACTAAAGTGAAATGGCCAGGCTGGTGTTTCGACGATGAGGAGGTTTTTGACTTTCAGGACTTTAATGATGAAGACTGGTTGGATCAGACAATGACCTCACAAGAGCTCCGGAGAGCAGGAGCCAAACCATCAGAGAAACATGAGGATGTCGAATGCAGTGAGGTGTAG
- the tnfrsf1a gene encoding tumor necrosis factor receptor superfamily member 1A: protein MRHDSTSHRWTLHIIIISLFLVLISQPYATVDAAALVKCAENEYYNLGFCCDKCHPGYKLKDKCLGQGQRSVCEKCENGTYSPKSNFYDKCFSCKKCDKDNMVTMSDCTITKNTECKCLDGYYMKMLDDTTQECKKCKTCGDGQLTAGNCTGENYNHCICKDKHYKVKNNLCEPCDECRFGCEHLCKSEVPTRTPIHATTPPSNTVSQIVVPICACIIAVLVGVFMLYEAIRLWRKRKRASSNQSSSRDDKAKPEDEPMMVEVSSVTEIEDVSSSNQLYETELCRDLPDCVPREIKIPEFFYFVLDEIPVGRFKELVRRLGVSEPDIERAENDHRACKDAQYQMLKVWSDRCGGGGNNILSCHLIQMFIDTLRDMYLSSCADSVETKFLSQDRNISQ from the exons ATGAGGCACGACAGCACATCTCACCGCTGGACGCTTCACATCATCATCATTTCTTTATTTCTG GTTTTAATCAGCCAACCGTATGCAACAGTAGATGCAGCTGCATTGGTTAAATGTGCTGAGAATGAATACTATAATCTTGGATTCTGTTGTGATAAATGTCATCCAG GGTATAAGCTTAAAGACAAATGCCTTGGCCAGGGACAAAGGTCAGTCTGTGAGAAATGTGAGAATGGGACTTACTCACCCAAATCCAACTTTTATGATAAATGCTTCAGTTGCAAAAAATGTGATAAAG ACAATATGGTCACGATGTCAGACTGTACGATCACCAAAAACACTGAGTGTAAATGTCTGGACGGATATTACATGAAGATGTTAGACGACACGACGCAagaatgtaaaaaatgtaaaacatgtgGAGATGGACAGTTGACAGCTGGAAATT GTACTGGGGAAAACTATAACCACTGTATATGCAAAGACAAACATTACAAAGTGAAAAACAACCTTTGTGAGCCATGTGATGA atgtcgttttgggtgtgaaCACCTGTGCAAATCCGAAGTTCCAACAAGAACCCCGATTCATGCGACTACTCCTCCTAGCA ACACAGTTTCTCAAATAGTGGTCCCGATTTGCGCATGCATCATAGCCGTATTGGTGGGAGTGTTTATGTTATACGAGGCCATCAGGCTCTGGAGGAAAAGGAAACGAGCTTCGTCGAACCAGTCGTCATCACGTGATGATAAGGCGAAGCCTGAAGACGAG cCAATGATGGTAGAAGTTTCATCAGTCACAGAGATAGAGGATGTTTCAAGCTCAAACCAGCTGTATGAAACAGAACTGTGCAGAGATCTTCCAGACTGCGTCCCAAGAGAGATTAAAA TTCCCGAGTTCTTCTACTTTGTGTTGGATGAGATCCCTGTCGGACGATTTAAAGAACTCGTTCGGCGCCTTGGTGTCTCAGAGCCGGACATTGAAAGAGCAGAAAACGATCACCGGGCGTGCAAAGATGCCCAGTACCAAATGCTGAAGGTTTGGAGTGATAGGTGCGGTGGAGGAGGGAACAACATTTTGTCGTGTCACCTCATCCAGATGTTTATAGATACATTGAGAGACATGTATTTATCCAGCTGCGCAGATAGCGTTGAGACCAAGTTCCTTTCACAAGACAGAAACATTTCACAATGA